From a single Metopolophium dirhodum isolate CAU chromosome 6, ASM1992520v1, whole genome shotgun sequence genomic region:
- the LOC132947186 gene encoding runt-related transcription factor 1-like, whose protein sequence is MVVKGAQMTGGVGGVAATGSGADDGLSDAYAKMTADILAERSLGDFLSEHPGELVRTGSPFLVCTILPTHWRSNKTLPVAFKVVALGEVPDGTAVTIRAGNDENFCAELRNCTALMKNQVAKFNDLRFVGRSGRGKSFTLTITVSCSPPQVTTYNKAIKVTVDGPREPRSKTRQQQQFHAFAFGQRPFLSTHFANPLDPLHRTADPLAFRMPAMANCQNMGQFAPHHSWGYSHSTAYSTWPGGGGCTNFTPPALATGFTGSVAASELHTSLSAGHQHDLFTTCTVNAQTTAAVMPPFADTTVPTANGPGDLEHQLLLSSSTSNCHQQHDRTGFPTVRGYHQQQSTVNDQSMPPPAPDLHPTTSSGPRSTDSSAPDSPTGPGGSTDDMMAIGHAHGYDQLGGGGGGYHGGGHPTTGMQLPASLQLYSQLYHASAAGNMTRHHHHHHHYHQPGDDEGGGVGVGVDDDHLQVSGAAQRPTQQAVAATDHGAVWRPY, encoded by the exons ATGGTGGTGAAGGGCGCCCAGATGACGGGCGGCGTGGGAGGCGTCGCCGCGACCGGTTCCGGAGCCGACGACGGCCTGTCGGACGCGTACGCCAAGATGACCGCCGACATACTGGCCGAACGGTCGCTGGGCGACTTCCTGTCCGAACACCCCGGCGAACTGGTGCGCACCGGCAGCCCGTTCCTGGTGTGCACCATACTCCCCACGCACTGGCGGTCCAACAAGACACTTCCGGTAGCGTTCAAAGTGGTGGCGCTAGGCGAGGTTCCGGACGGCACGGCCGTCACCATACGCGCGGGCAACGACGAGAACTTTTGCGCGGAGCTGCGCAACTGCACCGCCCTGATGAAGAACCAGGTGGCCAAGTTCAACGATTTGCGGTTCGTGGGCAGGAGCGGAAGAG GCAAAAGTTTTACGCTGACCATAACTGTGAGCTGTTCGCCCCCGCAAGTTACCACTTACAATAAAGCCATCAAAGTCACTGTGGATGGACCCAGAGAACCACGTTCCAAAACAC ggcAGCAGCAACAGTTCCACGCCTTTGCTTTTGGCCAAAGACCGTTCTTATCGACGCACTTCGCTAATCCATTAGATCCACTGCACAGGACTGCCGATCCACTTGCTTTCCGCATGCCAGCCATGGCAAATTGTCAAA ACATGGGCCAGTTCGCGCCCCATCACTCGTGGGGATACTCTCATTCAACAGCGTACTCGACGTGGCCGGGCGGGGGCGGATGCACGAACTTCACGCCGCCCGCGCTCGCCACCGGATTCACCGGCTCCGTCGCCGCGTCCGAACTTCACACCTCCCTGTCGGCCGGACACCAACACGACTTGTTCACGACGTGCACGGTCAACGCGCAGACGACGGCCGCCG TGATGCCACCGTTTGCGGACACGACCGTGCCGACCGCCAACGGACCGGGCGACCTAGAGCACCAGCTGCTACTGTCATCGTCGACGTCCAACTGTCACCAGCAACACGACCGGACCGGGTTCCCGACGGTCAGGGGTTACCACCAGCAGCAGTCGACCGTTAACGACCAGTCGATGCCCCCGCCGGCGCCGGACCTGCACCCGACAACTTCGTCGGGTCCCAGGTCGACCGACTCGTCGGCACCCGACTCGCCTACCGGGCCCGGTGGGTCCACGGACGACATGATGGCCATCGGCCACGCGCACGGTTACGATCAGCTGGGCGGTGGCGGTGGAGGTTACCACGGCGGCGGTCACCCGACGACGGGCATGCAGTTACCGGCGTCGTTGCAACTCTACTCGCAGCTGTACCACGCGTCCGCGGCCGGTAACATGACCAGacaccatcaccaccaccatcacTACCACCAACCCGGTGACGACGAAGGCGGTGGCGTTGGCGTCGGCGTCGACGACGATCATTTGCAAGTCAGCGGCGCCGCCCAGAGGCCCACCCAACAGGCCGTGGCCGCGACCGACCACGGGGCCGTCTGGAGACCTTATTGA